One region of Juglans microcarpa x Juglans regia isolate MS1-56 chromosome 7S, Jm3101_v1.0, whole genome shotgun sequence genomic DNA includes:
- the LOC121240635 gene encoding 17.6 kDa class I heat shock protein 3-like, giving the protein MSLVPSLFGGRRTNVFDPFSLELWDPFDGLLPSAIANVPSSARETAALANLRIDWKETPEAHVFHADLPGLKKEEVKVEVEDGRILQISGERNKEQEEKNDKWHRIERSSGKFLRGFRLPENAKMNQVKASMENGVLTVTVPKEEEKKTEVKPIEISG; this is encoded by the coding sequence ATGTCGCTCGTTCCCAGCCTCTTTGGGGGCCGTCGAACCAACGTGTTTGATCCATTTTCTCTAGAGTTATGGGATCCATTCGATGGACTCCTCCCCTCCGCCATTGCCAATGTCCCTTCCTCAGCACGCGAAACCGCTGCGTTGGCCAACTTAAGAATCGATTGGAAGGAAACCCCAGAGGCCCATGTCTTCCATGCGGACCTTCCCGGCCTCAAGAAGGAGGAAGTGAAAGTCGAGGTTGAAGATGGAAGAATTCTGCAGATTAGCGGAGAGAGGAACAAAGAGCAAGAGGAGAAGAACGATAAGTGGCACCGCATCGAGAGGAGCAGCGGCAAGTTCCTCCGCGGGTTCAGGCTGCCGGAAAATGCGAAGATGAATCAGGTCAAGGCTAGCATGGAGAATGGGGTACTTACTGTTACTGTTCCTaaagaagaggagaagaagactGAGGTCAAACCCATTGAGATCTCCGGTTga